From the Anguilla anguilla isolate fAngAng1 chromosome 6, fAngAng1.pri, whole genome shotgun sequence genome, one window contains:
- the evi5a gene encoding EVI5-like protein isoform X2, producing MASQVAPPSTLHTPSTSTSTSLSTPLSPSSPSTPSQLSPDEMELLARLEEQNRLLETDSKSLKSVNGSRRNSGASLVSSSSASSNLSHLEEDTWILWGRIVNDWEEVRKKKEKQLKELVRKGIPHHFRAIVWQLLCNAQNMPIKDQYSELLKMTSPCEKLIRRDIARTYPEHEFFKEKDSLGQEVLFNVMKAYSLVDREVGYCQGSAFIVGLLLMQMPEEEAFCVFVKLMQDYRLRELFKPSMAELGLCMYQFECMIQELLPELHLHFQAQSFHTSMYASSWFLTIFLTSFPLTVATRIFDIFMCEGLEIVFRVGLAILQMNQAELMQLDMEGMLQHFQKVIPHQLETGHDKVILTAYQVKYNAKKMKKLEKEYTTIKTKEMEEQVEIKRLRTENRLLKQRIETLEKESASLADRLIQGQVTRAQEAEESYLVKRELATVRQQHEEASARLEQAHGTIRQLQQQQEQLQRGPQPPAPKCNPCYTEEMVVQLERELVQARLKEAESQCALKEMQDKVLNMEKRNADLPDDSNVVRLQEELIGVKLREAEAVTGLKELRQQVRDLEDHWQRHLARTAGRWKDSPRKNTVNELQDELMGVRLREAEAQAVIRETRQRLLELETQNQVQGNQLRRAEQTGRSLQERVQLLTAQNKGLLVQLQEAKRKQAELECKSKEDVMAVRLREADNMATMAELQQHIAELEIQKEEGKFQGQLNSSDCSQYIRELKDQIAELKHEIQCLRSQRGVCSQPSFDGIHIVSHYIGDDGPYPSPDTPSPPESQRDVTRIVLHSSVVDTDSDGEEDSLRLTVPPAAGPQQAQNNRKTTTV from the exons gctccTGGAGACGGACAGCAAGTCGCTGAAGTCGGTGAACGGCTCGCGGCGCAACAGCGGCGCCTCCCTGGTGTCCAGCTCCTCGGCCTCCTCCAACCTCTCCCACCTGGAGGAGGACACCTGGATCCTGTGGGGCCGCATCGTCAACGACTGGGAGGAGGTGCGCaagaagaaggagaagcagCTGAAG GAGCTGGTCAGGAAGGGGATCCCGCATCACTTCCGGGCGATCGTGTGGCAGCTGCTGTGCAATGCCCAGAACATGCCCATCAAGGACCAGTACTCGGAGCTGCTGAAGATGACCTCGCCCTGCGAGAAGCTGATTCGCCGGGACATCGCGCGCACCTACCCCGAGCACGAGTTCTTCAAGGAGAAGGACAGCCTGGGCCAGGAGGTGCTCTTCAACGTCATGAAG GCCTACTCGCTGGTGGACCGGGAGGTGGGCTACTGTCAGGGGAGCGCGTTTATCGTGGGACTCTTGCTCATGCAG ATGCCGGAGGAAGAGgccttctgtgtgtttgtgaagctGATGCAGGACTACCGGCTCAGAGAGCTCTTCAAGCCCAGCATGGCCGAGCTGGGGCTCTGCATGTACCAGTTTGAGTGCATGATCCAG GAGCTGCTGCCAGAACtccacctgcacttccaggcCCAGAGCTTCCACACCTCCATGTACGCCTCCTCCTGGTTCCTCACAATCTTCCTCACCTCCTTCCCGCTCACCGTCGCCACAAGAATCTTCGACATCTTCATGTGTGAG GGTCTGGAGATTGTGTTCCGCGTGGGTCTGGCCATCCTCCAGATGAACCAGGCTGAGCTCATGCAGCTGGACATGGAGGGAATGCTACAG CACTTTCAGAAAGTCATCCCGCACCAGCTGGAAACCGGTCACGACAAGGTGATCCTCACCGCCTACCAAGTCAAGTACAACGCCAAGAAAATGAAGAA GCTAGAAAAGGAATACACTACAATCAAAACCAAGGAGATGGAGGAGCAGGTGGAAATCAAG AGGCTGCGCACAGAGAACAGGCTTCTGAAGCAGAGGATCGAGACCCTGGAGAAA gaAAGCGCTTCCTTGGCTGATAGATTGATCCAG GGGCAAGTGACGCGGGCTCAGGAGGCGGAGGAGAGCTACCTGGTAAAGCGGGAGCTGGCCACCGTCAGGCAGCAGCACGAGGAGGCCAGCGCCCGGCTGGAGCAGGCGCACGGCACCATCCgccaactgcagcagcagcaagagCAGCTCCAGCGCGGCCCGCAGCCGCCAGCG CCCAAATGTAACCCATGCTACACAGAGGAGATGGTTGTGCAGCTGGAGCGGGAGCTGGTGCAGGCTCGGCTGAAGGAGGCGGAGTCACAGTGCGCTCTTAAGGAAATGCAGGACAAGGTCCTGAACATGGAGAAG aggaaCGCAGACCTTCCGGATGACAGTAATGTGGTGcggctgcaggaggagctgattGGTGTAAAGCTGAGGGAGGCGGAGGCTGTCACTGGCCTGAAGGAACTACGGCAACAGGTCAGAGACCTGGAGGACCACTGGCAG aggcACCTGGCGCGGACGGCGGGCCGCTGGAAGGACAGCCCCCGGAAGAACACGGTGAACGAGCTGCAGGACGAGCTGATGGGCGTCCGGCTGCGGGAGGCCGAGGCGCAGGCCGTGATCAGAGAGACCCGGCAGaggctgctggagctggagaccCAG AACCAGGTCCAGGGGAACCAGCTGCGGCGGGCGGAGCAGACTGGGCGGAGCCTGCAGGAGCGGGTGCAGCTGCTGACCGCCCAGAACAAGGGCTTGCtggtgcagctgcaggaggcgAAGCGCAAGCAGGCCGAGCTGGAGTGCAAG AGCAAAGAGGATGTGATGGCGGTGAGACTGCGTGAGGCTGATAACATGGCCACCATGGCggagctgcagcagcacatCGCCGAGCTGGAGATACAG AAAGAAGAGGGAAAGTTCCAGGGCCAGCTGAACAGCTCCGACTGCAGCCAGTACATCCGCGAGCTGAAGGACCAGATAGCGGAGCTAAAGCACGAG ATCCAGTGCCTGCGCAGCCAGAGGGGAGTGTGCAGCCAGCCCTCTTTTGACGGGATCCACATCGTGAGCCACTACATCGGGGACGACGGGCCGTACCCGTCCCcggacaccccctcccccccggagTCCCAGCGGGACGTCACCCGAATCGTCCTGCACTCCAGCGTGGTGGACACGGACAGCGACGGGGAGGAGGACAGCCTGCGCCTCACCGTCCCCCCCGCCGCCGGCCCCCAGCAGGCCCAGAACAACCGCAAGACCACCACCGTGTGa
- the evi5a gene encoding EVI5-like protein isoform X7: MASQVAPPSTLHTPSTSTSTSLSTPLSPSSPSTPSQLSPDEMELLARLEEQNRLLETDSKSLKSVNGSRRNSGASLVSSSSASSNLSHLEEDTWILWGRIVNDWEEVRKKKEKQLKELVRKGIPHHFRAIVWQLLCNAQNMPIKDQYSELLKMTSPCEKLIRRDIARTYPEHEFFKEKDSLGQEVLFNVMKAYSLVDREVGYCQGSAFIVGLLLMQMPEEEAFCVFVKLMQDYRLRELFKPSMAELGLCMYQFECMIQELLPELHLHFQAQSFHTSMYASSWFLTIFLTSFPLTVATRIFDIFMCEGLEIVFRVGLAILQMNQAELMQLDMEGMLQHFQKVIPHQLETGHDKVILTAYQVKYNAKKMKKLEKEYTTIKTKEMEEQVEIKRLRTENRLLKQRIETLEKESASLADRLIQGQVTRAQEAEESYLVKRELATVRQQHEEASARLEQAHGTIRQLQQQQEQLQRGPQPPAQPKCNPCYTEEMVVQLERELVQARLKEAESQCALKEMQDKVLNMEKRNADLPDDSNVVRLQEELIGVKLREAEAVTGLKELRQQVRDLEDHWQRHLARTAGRWKDSPRKNTVNELQDELMGVRLREAEAQAVIRETRQRLLELETQNQVQGNQLRRAEQTGRSLQERVQLLTAQNKGLLVQLQEAKRKQAELECKSKEDVMAVRLREADNMATMAELQQHIAELEIQKEEGKFQGQLNSSDCSQYIRELKDQIAELKHESGPDPVPAQPEGSVQPALF, translated from the exons gctccTGGAGACGGACAGCAAGTCGCTGAAGTCGGTGAACGGCTCGCGGCGCAACAGCGGCGCCTCCCTGGTGTCCAGCTCCTCGGCCTCCTCCAACCTCTCCCACCTGGAGGAGGACACCTGGATCCTGTGGGGCCGCATCGTCAACGACTGGGAGGAGGTGCGCaagaagaaggagaagcagCTGAAG GAGCTGGTCAGGAAGGGGATCCCGCATCACTTCCGGGCGATCGTGTGGCAGCTGCTGTGCAATGCCCAGAACATGCCCATCAAGGACCAGTACTCGGAGCTGCTGAAGATGACCTCGCCCTGCGAGAAGCTGATTCGCCGGGACATCGCGCGCACCTACCCCGAGCACGAGTTCTTCAAGGAGAAGGACAGCCTGGGCCAGGAGGTGCTCTTCAACGTCATGAAG GCCTACTCGCTGGTGGACCGGGAGGTGGGCTACTGTCAGGGGAGCGCGTTTATCGTGGGACTCTTGCTCATGCAG ATGCCGGAGGAAGAGgccttctgtgtgtttgtgaagctGATGCAGGACTACCGGCTCAGAGAGCTCTTCAAGCCCAGCATGGCCGAGCTGGGGCTCTGCATGTACCAGTTTGAGTGCATGATCCAG GAGCTGCTGCCAGAACtccacctgcacttccaggcCCAGAGCTTCCACACCTCCATGTACGCCTCCTCCTGGTTCCTCACAATCTTCCTCACCTCCTTCCCGCTCACCGTCGCCACAAGAATCTTCGACATCTTCATGTGTGAG GGTCTGGAGATTGTGTTCCGCGTGGGTCTGGCCATCCTCCAGATGAACCAGGCTGAGCTCATGCAGCTGGACATGGAGGGAATGCTACAG CACTTTCAGAAAGTCATCCCGCACCAGCTGGAAACCGGTCACGACAAGGTGATCCTCACCGCCTACCAAGTCAAGTACAACGCCAAGAAAATGAAGAA GCTAGAAAAGGAATACACTACAATCAAAACCAAGGAGATGGAGGAGCAGGTGGAAATCAAG AGGCTGCGCACAGAGAACAGGCTTCTGAAGCAGAGGATCGAGACCCTGGAGAAA gaAAGCGCTTCCTTGGCTGATAGATTGATCCAG GGGCAAGTGACGCGGGCTCAGGAGGCGGAGGAGAGCTACCTGGTAAAGCGGGAGCTGGCCACCGTCAGGCAGCAGCACGAGGAGGCCAGCGCCCGGCTGGAGCAGGCGCACGGCACCATCCgccaactgcagcagcagcaagagCAGCTCCAGCGCGGCCCGCAGCCGCCAGCG CAGCCCAAATGTAACCCATGCTACACAGAGGAGATGGTTGTGCAGCTGGAGCGGGAGCTGGTGCAGGCTCGGCTGAAGGAGGCGGAGTCACAGTGCGCTCTTAAGGAAATGCAGGACAAGGTCCTGAACATGGAGAAG aggaaCGCAGACCTTCCGGATGACAGTAATGTGGTGcggctgcaggaggagctgattGGTGTAAAGCTGAGGGAGGCGGAGGCTGTCACTGGCCTGAAGGAACTACGGCAACAGGTCAGAGACCTGGAGGACCACTGGCAG aggcACCTGGCGCGGACGGCGGGCCGCTGGAAGGACAGCCCCCGGAAGAACACGGTGAACGAGCTGCAGGACGAGCTGATGGGCGTCCGGCTGCGGGAGGCCGAGGCGCAGGCCGTGATCAGAGAGACCCGGCAGaggctgctggagctggagaccCAG AACCAGGTCCAGGGGAACCAGCTGCGGCGGGCGGAGCAGACTGGGCGGAGCCTGCAGGAGCGGGTGCAGCTGCTGACCGCCCAGAACAAGGGCTTGCtggtgcagctgcaggaggcgAAGCGCAAGCAGGCCGAGCTGGAGTGCAAG AGCAAAGAGGATGTGATGGCGGTGAGACTGCGTGAGGCTGATAACATGGCCACCATGGCggagctgcagcagcacatCGCCGAGCTGGAGATACAG AAAGAAGAGGGAAAGTTCCAGGGCCAGCTGAACAGCTCCGACTGCAGCCAGTACATCCGCGAGCTGAAGGACCAGATAGCGGAGCTAAAGCACGAG TCTGGACCAG ATCCAGTGCCTGCGCAGCCAGAGGGGAGTGTGCAGCCAGCCCTCTTTTGA
- the evi5a gene encoding EVI5-like protein isoform X4, with product MASQVAPPSTLHTPSTSTSTSLSTPLSPSSPSTPSQLSPDEMELLARLEEQNRLLETDSKSLKSVNGSRRNSGASLVSSSSASSNLSHLEEDTWILWGRIVNDWEEVRKKKEKQLKELVRKGIPHHFRAIVWQLLCNAQNMPIKDQYSELLKMTSPCEKLIRRDIARTYPEHEFFKEKDSLGQEVLFNVMKAYSLVDREVGYCQGSAFIVGLLLMQMPEEEAFCVFVKLMQDYRLRELFKPSMAELGLCMYQFECMIQELLPELHLHFQAQSFHTSMYASSWFLTIFLTSFPLTVATRIFDIFMCEGLEIVFRVGLAILQMNQAELMQLDMEGMLQHFQKVIPHQLETGHDKVILTAYQVKYNAKKMKKLEKEYTTIKTKEMEEQVEIKRLRTENRLLKQRIETLEKESASLADRLIQGQVTRAQEAEESYLVKRELATVRQQHEEASARLEQAHGTIRQLQQQQEQLQRGPQPPAQPKCNPCYTEEMVVQLERELVQARLKEAESQCALKEMQDKVLNMEKRNADLPDDSNVVRLQEELIGVKLREAEAVTGLKELRQQVRDLEDHWQRHLARTAGRWKDSPRKNTVNELQDELMGVRLREAEAQAVIRETRQRLLELETQNQVQGNQLRRAEQTGRSLQERVQLLTAQNKGLLVQLQEAKRKQAELECKKEEGKFQGQLNSSDCSQYIRELKDQIAELKHEIQCLRSQRGVCSQPSFDGIHIVSHYIGDDGPYPSPDTPSPPESQRDVTRIVLHSSVVDTDSDGEEDSLRLTVPPAAGPQQAQNNRKTTTV from the exons gctccTGGAGACGGACAGCAAGTCGCTGAAGTCGGTGAACGGCTCGCGGCGCAACAGCGGCGCCTCCCTGGTGTCCAGCTCCTCGGCCTCCTCCAACCTCTCCCACCTGGAGGAGGACACCTGGATCCTGTGGGGCCGCATCGTCAACGACTGGGAGGAGGTGCGCaagaagaaggagaagcagCTGAAG GAGCTGGTCAGGAAGGGGATCCCGCATCACTTCCGGGCGATCGTGTGGCAGCTGCTGTGCAATGCCCAGAACATGCCCATCAAGGACCAGTACTCGGAGCTGCTGAAGATGACCTCGCCCTGCGAGAAGCTGATTCGCCGGGACATCGCGCGCACCTACCCCGAGCACGAGTTCTTCAAGGAGAAGGACAGCCTGGGCCAGGAGGTGCTCTTCAACGTCATGAAG GCCTACTCGCTGGTGGACCGGGAGGTGGGCTACTGTCAGGGGAGCGCGTTTATCGTGGGACTCTTGCTCATGCAG ATGCCGGAGGAAGAGgccttctgtgtgtttgtgaagctGATGCAGGACTACCGGCTCAGAGAGCTCTTCAAGCCCAGCATGGCCGAGCTGGGGCTCTGCATGTACCAGTTTGAGTGCATGATCCAG GAGCTGCTGCCAGAACtccacctgcacttccaggcCCAGAGCTTCCACACCTCCATGTACGCCTCCTCCTGGTTCCTCACAATCTTCCTCACCTCCTTCCCGCTCACCGTCGCCACAAGAATCTTCGACATCTTCATGTGTGAG GGTCTGGAGATTGTGTTCCGCGTGGGTCTGGCCATCCTCCAGATGAACCAGGCTGAGCTCATGCAGCTGGACATGGAGGGAATGCTACAG CACTTTCAGAAAGTCATCCCGCACCAGCTGGAAACCGGTCACGACAAGGTGATCCTCACCGCCTACCAAGTCAAGTACAACGCCAAGAAAATGAAGAA GCTAGAAAAGGAATACACTACAATCAAAACCAAGGAGATGGAGGAGCAGGTGGAAATCAAG AGGCTGCGCACAGAGAACAGGCTTCTGAAGCAGAGGATCGAGACCCTGGAGAAA gaAAGCGCTTCCTTGGCTGATAGATTGATCCAG GGGCAAGTGACGCGGGCTCAGGAGGCGGAGGAGAGCTACCTGGTAAAGCGGGAGCTGGCCACCGTCAGGCAGCAGCACGAGGAGGCCAGCGCCCGGCTGGAGCAGGCGCACGGCACCATCCgccaactgcagcagcagcaagagCAGCTCCAGCGCGGCCCGCAGCCGCCAGCG CAGCCCAAATGTAACCCATGCTACACAGAGGAGATGGTTGTGCAGCTGGAGCGGGAGCTGGTGCAGGCTCGGCTGAAGGAGGCGGAGTCACAGTGCGCTCTTAAGGAAATGCAGGACAAGGTCCTGAACATGGAGAAG aggaaCGCAGACCTTCCGGATGACAGTAATGTGGTGcggctgcaggaggagctgattGGTGTAAAGCTGAGGGAGGCGGAGGCTGTCACTGGCCTGAAGGAACTACGGCAACAGGTCAGAGACCTGGAGGACCACTGGCAG aggcACCTGGCGCGGACGGCGGGCCGCTGGAAGGACAGCCCCCGGAAGAACACGGTGAACGAGCTGCAGGACGAGCTGATGGGCGTCCGGCTGCGGGAGGCCGAGGCGCAGGCCGTGATCAGAGAGACCCGGCAGaggctgctggagctggagaccCAG AACCAGGTCCAGGGGAACCAGCTGCGGCGGGCGGAGCAGACTGGGCGGAGCCTGCAGGAGCGGGTGCAGCTGCTGACCGCCCAGAACAAGGGCTTGCtggtgcagctgcaggaggcgAAGCGCAAGCAGGCCGAGCTGGAGTGCAAG AAAGAAGAGGGAAAGTTCCAGGGCCAGCTGAACAGCTCCGACTGCAGCCAGTACATCCGCGAGCTGAAGGACCAGATAGCGGAGCTAAAGCACGAG ATCCAGTGCCTGCGCAGCCAGAGGGGAGTGTGCAGCCAGCCCTCTTTTGACGGGATCCACATCGTGAGCCACTACATCGGGGACGACGGGCCGTACCCGTCCCcggacaccccctcccccccggagTCCCAGCGGGACGTCACCCGAATCGTCCTGCACTCCAGCGTGGTGGACACGGACAGCGACGGGGAGGAGGACAGCCTGCGCCTCACCGTCCCCCCCGCCGCCGGCCCCCAGCAGGCCCAGAACAACCGCAAGACCACCACCGTGTGa